A window of Variovorax paradoxus genomic DNA:
CAGGCTGCGGTCCGCGTTCCACTCTGCGTACTGCGCGAACTCGCCCCCCATGAACAACAACTTCTTTCCCGGATACGCCCACAGATAGCCATACAGGTTGCGCAGCCCGGCAAACTTCTGCCATTCGTCGCCCGGCATGCGCCCGATCAGCGAGCCCTTGCCGTGCACCACCTCGTCGTGCGACAGCGGCAGCACGAAGTTCTCGCTGTGCGCGTACATCAGGCCGAAGGTGATCTTCTGGTGGTGGTGCTTGCGGTAGACCGGGTCGGTGCCGGCATAGGCCAGGGTGTCGTTCATCCAGCCCATGTTCCACTTGTAATGAAAGCCTAGGCCGCCGTCTTCAGGCGGGCGTGTCACGCCGGGGAAACTGGTCGATTCCTCGGCCAGCGTCACCGCGCCGGGCCGCTCGACGCCCACCACGCGGTTCATGCGCCGCAAGAAGTCGATCGCTTCGAGGTTCTCCCGCCCGCCGAGCGAGTTGGGTACCCACTCGCCCGGCTTGCGGCTGTAGTCGCGGTAGAGCATCGAGGCCACCGCGTCCACGCGCAGGCCGTCCACGCCGTAGCGCTCCAGCCAGTAGAGCGCGTTGCCGACGAGGTAGTTGCGCACCTCGGTGCGCGCGTAGTTGAAGATCAGCGTCTGCCAGTCGTTGTGGAAGCCCTCGCGCGGGTCGGCGTACTCATAGAGCGCGGTGCCGTCGAAGCGGCCGAGGCCGTGCGCGTCGGTCGGAAAGTGCGCGGGCACCCAGTCCAGGATCACGCCCAGCCCCGCCGCGTGCGCGGCCTCCACGAAATGCCGGAAGTCGCCCGGCGTGCCGAAGCGCGAGGTGGGCGCGTAAAGCCCGATCGGCTGGTAGCCCCAGGAGCCGTCGAACGGATGCTCGCTGATGGGCAGCAGCTCGATGTGCGTGAAGCCCATGTCGCGCGCATAGGGCACCAGGGTGTCGGCCAACTCGCGGTAGTCGAGCCACTCGTGGCCGTTGTTCTTGCGGCGCCATGAGCCCAGGTGCACTTCGTAGATGCTGACCGGCGCGTGGCGCCCGTTGGCCTCGGCGCGGCCCTCGGGCATCTTCACGGCGGCCGGCAGCGGCTGCACCACGCAAGCGGTGTCGGGGCGCAGCTGCGCCGAGAAGGCAAACGGGTCGGCCTTGCGCAGCACTTCGCCGTGCGCCGACAGAATCTCGAACTCGTAGGCATCGCCCACCGCCACGTGCGGCGCGAAGATCTCCCACACGCCGCACTCGCGGCGCAGCCGCATCATGTGGCGCCGGCCGTCCCAGTTGTTGAAGTTGCCGACCACCGACACGCGCCGCGCATTCGGCGCCCACACCGCGAAGGCCACGCCCTTGACGCCGTTCATCTCGCGCAGGTGGGCGCCCAGCCGCTCCCAGGGCCGCAGGTGCGTGCCCTCGGCCAGCAGCCAGACGTCGGTGTCTCCCAGCACGAACGGAAAGCGGTAGGGGTCCTCGAGCCGCGAGGTGTGGGCGTCCCAGTCGATCTGGAACGAATAGCCCATGCGGGCCTCGGCCGCCGGCACCAGGCCGCTGAAGATGTCCGACTCGCCGAGCCGCGAGAGGATCGACAGCGGCCAGCCGGTGCGCGAATGCACCACCGCCACGCGCTGCGCGCCCGGCAGCAGCGCGCGCACTTCCAGGCCCTCGGCAGTCTCGTGCGGACCCAGCACGGCGAAGGGGTCGCCGTGTTCGGCGCGCATGAGCGCGCGGATTTCGGATTCGGACAACGGCTTCAGGGGCATGGCGGTCAGCTCGTTCCTTCTTCGTCGGCAAGCATGCCGATGAAGACGCCGTAAGGCGCCAGCACCAGCATGCGCTCATCGTTCACTGTCTGCACGACGGCAGTCGGCGCGAGCGGTTGTCCGACGAGAGGCTGCAATGACCGCCATCGTTCGGGCAAGGGCATCGACACCGGCGCGCTTCCCAGGTTGAAGACCGCGTGCAGCGATTGGTTCCCGTCGCGTCGCTCGAAATGCAGCAGGGGCTCGGGCGCGTCGATGAAGGCGATGCCACCGGTGCGCAGCAGCGGCTGCGCGCGGCGCCAGCGCAGCAGGGCGCGGCTGAAGGCGAGCATCGAGTCCGGGTCTTCGGCTTGCCGCGCAACGGCCAGCGGCAGGTGCGGGCCGTACACCGGCAGCCAGGGCGTGCCGGTGGTGAAGCCGCCGTGCGGGGCGTCGGCGGTCCAGGGCATCGGCGTGCGGCAGCCGTCGCGGCCCTTGAACTCGGGCCAGAACGCGCGGCCATAGGGGTCCTGCAGCAGCTCGAACGGCACCTCGGCTTCGGGCAGGCCGAGTTCCTCGCCCTGGTAGATGCTGGCGCTGCCGCGCAGCGTGAGCAGCAGCATCAGCCAGAGGCGGTCGCGGCGCGTGTCGGCGGGTGCGCCGTTGCTCCAGCGCGTGGCGACGCGCGGCACGTCGTGGTTCGACACCGCCCAGCAGCCCCAGCCGCCGGTGGGCGCCAGCGCGCCGTCGAGCGCCTCGACCTGGTGGCGCAGGTGCGCCGGGCTGTGGTCGGCCGTGAGCAGGCTGAAGCTGTAGGCCAGGTGCAGGCGCTTGCCGCTCTCGGTGTATTGCGCCATGACGGGCGGCGCGTTCTCGTCGCCGACCTCGCCCAGCGCCACCGCGCCGTAGCCGTCGAGCAGCCGGCGCAGGCTCTCGAGAAAAGCCAGGTTCTCGTGCTGGCTCTTGTCGTAAAGATGCTGCTGCATCGCATACGGGTTGTCGGCGCGCACCGTGCTCACTTCGTCGATCGACGCGAGCGAGGCCGGCGGGTTGTCGCGCAGCAGCGCGTCGTGGAACTGGTGGTTGCAGGCGTCGAAGCGGAAGCCGTCGACGCCGCGCTCGCACCAGAAGCGCACCTCGCCCAGCAAGGCTTCCTGCACCTCGGCGCAATGGAAGTTCAGGTCGGGCTGCTCGGCGAGGAAGCTGTGCAGGTAGTACTGCCGCCGCCGCGAGTCCCATTGCCAGGCCGAGCCGCCGAACACCGACAGCCAGTTGGTGGGCGGCGTGCCGTCGGGCCTGGGGTCGGCCCACACGTACCAGTCGGCCTTGGGGTTGTCGCGCGAGCTGCGGCTTTCGGCGAACCAGGCGTGCCGGTCGGAGGTGTGCGAGAGCACCTGGTCAATGATGAGCTTCAGGCCCAGCGCATGCATGCGCGCGAGCATGGCGTCGAAGTCGGCCAGCGTGCCGAACAGCGGATCGACCGCGCGGTAGTCGGACACGTCGTAGCCGAAGTCCTTCATCGGCGAGCGGAAGAAGGGCGAGACCCAGACCGCATCGACGCCGAGCGCCGCCACGTGCTCGAGCCGGGCCGTGATGCCGGGCAGGTCGCCGATGCCGTCGCCGTTGCTGTCGCTGAAGCTGCGCGGGTAGATCTGGTAGATCACCGCGCCGCGCCACCATTCGCTGTTGCTGCTGCCATTGTTGCTGCTGCCCATGCCGGTCCCTGTGGTCGGAAAATCATTGTGGCATGCGAGATCCGGGCCAGTGATACGCGCCGCGGCGGCGTCGGTACGCGGCCTCCGGCCGCCGCCTTCACAGGCGCGCGAGCAAACCCGCGACGCTCTCGCGGGCCAGGCCCAGCGGTTCGAGCAGGTCGTTCTCGCGGCGGTAATCGATGCCGTTGACCAGCGAGGCCGCGTCCACGATGGTGCGGGTCGCGGGCGTCGGCACGCCGGCGATGGCGCCCAGCGCTTCGACGAAAGCCAGGCCGTAGGGCATGTCTTCGCTCACATAGCGGGTGTCGACCTGCGTGGGCCCCGGCGGGCCGCCGCGCTTGGCGTGCAGTTCGGCGGCAATGTCCTCGAGCTTTTCCGCCGTGGTGCCGAAGGAGCGCGCGAAATGCGCCTCGATGGGGCCGACCTCTATGCCGAAAGCTTTCGCCACGGCGCGGCGCTCCCGGTCCAGCGCCTCGATGGCGCGCGACACGCCCGGCGTCATGCAGTGGTACTGCGGCCAGTTCTCGGCGCGCTCGATGCGCGTCCAGTTGAAGACCGCGAGCGGCCCGTGGGACTGCGGGTTGACGTTGGCCAGGGCGCTGGCGAGCGCGCTTTCCTGCGGGAAGAAGCCGTCGCCGAAAAGCTCGGCGCACAGCGCAACGGCTTCGCCGACCCTAGCGCCGGGCAGGGCGGACACGCCCACCGCCTTGCGCCGCGTCATCACCCGGACCTGCGTTCCGGACTCCCGGCGCGCCGTCAGCACGGTGGTGCCGAAACTGGCCACGGTGATCTGCCGGCCGGCGCGGTGGGCAGCTTCATGAAGATAGAGCGAGGACAGCGAGGCCATCGAACTCACGATCACGGTCTGGCCGTCGCGCAGGAAGGGCAGCAGCGCGTCCATCACCCGCCTGTGGCCGTTGACGGGCAGGGCGAGCAGTAGCACATCCGACGCCGCGCAAAGGCCGGCCGGGTCGTCGGCAACCTCGACGTTCACCGAAAACGACTGGATGCCGCCGGCCTCCAGCGCCTGCGTTCGCAGGGCCTGGGCGCCCTGGCCGCCCGGGGACCACACGGTGACACCGTGCCCTGCCTGCCGCAGCCAGGCCGCGCTGGCCAGCGCGATCGCCCCGGTGCCGGCGATGCCGACGCGGTATGCCGATTTATTCAACCTTGATCCCGCCTTGCTTGATGACCTTGGCCCAGCGCTGGCTGTCTTCCGCGACGACCTTGCCCAATGCGGCTGGGCCGCCGCAGGTGTTGACCGCGCCCAGCTGGGCGAAGCGCTGCTTTGTCTCAGGCAGGTTGCACACCTCCACCAGCGCCGCCGACAGCTTTTCGATGGCCGCCGCCGGCATCCGCGCCGGCGCCATCACGCCGACCCAGACCGGCACTTCCATGCCCGGCAGACCGGTGGCCTCGCCAATGGTGGGCGCCGAGCCCATGCTGGGCAGGGACACGCGAGAGAAGGTGCCCAGCACGCGCGCCTTGCCGCTGGCGACCATGGGCTCGATGGAGGCCACGCTGGTCACGATGGTCGCCACCTGTCCGCCCAGCAGGTCGGTCATGGCGGGCGCCGCGCCCCGGTAGGGCACATGCAGCAGGTTCACGCCGCTCGCCTGGGCCAGCAGCGCCCCGGTCAGGTGCGAAACGGTGCCGTTGCCGGTCGAGGCGTAGGTCACCAGGCCGGGCCGGGCCTTGGCGTCGCGGAGCACATCGGCCACGGTCTTGTAGGGGCTTTCGGTGCGCACCGACAGCGTCATGGGCGTGTCGGCCACCAGCGCCACCGGCACCAGCTCGTGCACCGGGTCGTAGGGCAGCCTGGCCTGCAGATGGGGCGCGATGGTGACCGCGCCGCCCGTGGCCAGCAGCACCGTGGCGCCGTCGGTCGCCTTGGCCACCGCGTCGGCGGCCACGATGCCGCCGGCGCCGGCCTTGTTGTCGATGATGACCGGCTGGCCCAGCTTGTCGGTGAGCTTGGCGCCCAGGTAGCGGGCGATCACGTCCTGCGCGCCGCCGGTGGCGAAGGGCACGACGAGGCGCAGGGGCTTGTCGTTGTGCTGTGCCCACAGCGGCGTGGTGGCGAGTCCGGCGGCGGCCGCGAGGGCCAGGGCGAGGTGTTTCAGGCGCAATTTCATGGTGCTCCGGGCGGTTCGAAAGCGGGCGTTACCCGCGCAACACGCAGGTTACGTGCCCCAAGTCTAGAGTCCGCGGGCCGGGGCTTTCGCCCGGGCGCGATAATCCCGCGTTCCCGGCCGCTCCGAGCCGGGCTCTTGCCGAACCGCCATGAATCCCAGCTACAAACCCAGCGACGTCGAGTCCGCTGCCCAGGCGCAATGGAGCGCCGCCGATGCCTACCGCGTCACCGAGGACGCGAGCCGCAAGAAGTACTACGCCTGCTCGATGCTGCCGTATCCCAGCGGCAAGCTGCACATGGGCCACGTGCGCAACTACACGATCAACGACATGCTCACGCGCTACCTGCGCATGAGCGGCTACAACGTGCTGATGCCCATGGGCTGGGACGCCTTCGGCCTGCCGGCCGAGAACGCGGCGCTGAAGAACGGCGTGCCGCCGGCCAAGTGGACCTACGAGAACATCGCCTACATGAAGGGCCAGCTCCAGGCCATGGGCCTGGCCATCGACTGGAGCCGCGAGATCGCCACCTGCGACCCCAGCTACTACAAGTGGAACCAGTGGCTGTTCCTGAAGATGCTCGAAAAGGGCATTGCCTACCGCAAGACCCAGGTCGTGAACTGGGACCCGGTCGACCAGACCGTGCTGGCCAACGAGCAGGTGATCGACGGCAAGGGCTGGCGTACCGGCGCCACGGTCGAGCGCCGCGAGATCCCCGGCTACTACCTGAAGATCAGCGACTACGCCGAAGAACTGCTCGAGCACACCCAGCACAAGCTGCCGGGCTGGCCCGAGCGCGTCAAGCTGATGCAGGAGAACTGGATCGGCAAGAGCGAGGGCCTGCGCTTCGCTTTCACGCATGACATCAAAGACGCCAGCGGCAAGCCGATCCAGGACGGCCGCATGTACGTGTTCACCACGCGCGCCGACACCATCATGGGCGTGACCTTCTGCGCCGTGGCCCCCGAGCATCCGCTGGCCGCGCACGCCGCCACGCTCGACCCCAAGGTCGCTGCCTTCATCGAAGAGTGCAAGAACGGCGGCACCACCGAGGCCGAGCTGGCCACCCAGGAGAAGAAGGGTGTGCCCACGGGCCTCACGGTAACGCACCCGATCACCGACGAGCAGGTGCCGGTGTGGGTCGGCAACTACGTGCTGATCGGCTACGGCGACGGCGCCGTGATGGGCGTGCCCGCGCACGACGAGCGCGACTTCGCCTTCGCCAACAAGTACGGCATCGAGATCATCCAGGTGGTGCTGGTCGACGACGAGCCGCACTTCGACTATCACAAGTGGCAGGACTGGTACGGTGACAAGCAGCGCGGCGTGACCATCAACTCCGACAACTTCAGCGGCATGACCTACAAGGAGGCCGTGGCCGCCGTGGCGCATGCGCTGGGCCAGAAGGGCCTGGGCGAGCTGCAGACCACCTGGCGCCTGCGTGACTGGGGCGTGAGCCGCCAGCGCTACTGGGGCACGCCGATCCCGATCATCCACTGCGAAGAGCACGGCGCGGTGCCGGTCCCCGAGAAGGACCTGCCCGTGGTGCTGCCGACCGACTGCGTGCCGGACGGCTCGGGCAACCCGCTGCACAAGCACGAAGGCTTCCACGCCGGCGTGGTCTGCCCGGTCTGCGGCAAGCCCGCGCGGCGCGAGACCGACACCATGGACACCTTCGTGGACAGCTCGTGGTACTTCATGCGGTACTGCGACCCGAAGAACGACGAGGCCATGGTGGCCGGCGGCGCCGACTACTGGATGCCGATGGACCAGTACATCGGCGGCATCGAGCACGCCATTCTTCACCTGCTGTACGCGCGCTTCTGGACCAAGGTGATGCGCGACCTCGGCCTGCTGAAGGCCGACGAGCCCTTCAGCAAGCTGCTGACGCAGGGCATGGTGCTCAACCACATCTTCTACAAGCGCAACGAGAAGGGCGGCAAGGACTACTTCCCGCCCACCGAGGTCACGACCGTGCTCGACGCGCAGGGCCGCATCGTCGGCGGCACCACCGCCGACGGCACGAAGGTCGAGTACGGCGGCGTCGGCAAGATGGGCAAGAGCGAGCGCAACGGCGTCGACCCGCAGGACCTGATCGAGAAGTACGGCGCCGACACCGCGCGCCTGTACACCATGTTCACCGCGCCGCCCGAGGCCACGCTCGAGTGGAACGACGCGGCCGTCGAGGGCAGCTACCGCTTCCTGCGCCGGGTGTGGAACTTTGGTGCCGCGCAGGCGGACGTGGCACCGGTGGCGGCCGCCGGCCAGGCCTTCGGCAAGGGCGCCCAGGCGCTGCGTCGCGAGGTGCACACCGTGCTGCGCCAGGTCGACTACGACTACCAGCGCATGCAATACAACACCGTGGTGTCGGGCGCGATGAAACTGCTCAACGCGCTGGAAGGCTTCAAGCCCGACGGCAGCGCGGGCGACGCCGCCGCGGTGCGCGAGGGCTTCGGCATCCTGCTGCGCTGCCTGTACCCGGCCACGCCGCACATCGCGCAGCAACTGTGGAACGAAC
This region includes:
- a CDS encoding Bug family tripartite tricarboxylate transporter substrate binding protein: MKLRLKHLALALAAAAGLATTPLWAQHNDKPLRLVVPFATGGAQDVIARYLGAKLTDKLGQPVIIDNKAGAGGIVAADAVAKATDGATVLLATGGAVTIAPHLQARLPYDPVHELVPVALVADTPMTLSVRTESPYKTVADVLRDAKARPGLVTYASTGNGTVSHLTGALLAQASGVNLLHVPYRGAAPAMTDLLGGQVATIVTSVASIEPMVASGKARVLGTFSRVSLPSMGSAPTIGEATGLPGMEVPVWVGVMAPARMPAAAIEKLSAALVEVCNLPETKQRFAQLGAVNTCGGPAALGKVVAEDSQRWAKVIKQGGIKVE
- a CDS encoding alpha-glucosidase, which translates into the protein MGSSNNGSSNSEWWRGAVIYQIYPRSFSDSNGDGIGDLPGITARLEHVAALGVDAVWVSPFFRSPMKDFGYDVSDYRAVDPLFGTLADFDAMLARMHALGLKLIIDQVLSHTSDRHAWFAESRSSRDNPKADWYVWADPRPDGTPPTNWLSVFGGSAWQWDSRRRQYYLHSFLAEQPDLNFHCAEVQEALLGEVRFWCERGVDGFRFDACNHQFHDALLRDNPPASLASIDEVSTVRADNPYAMQQHLYDKSQHENLAFLESLRRLLDGYGAVALGEVGDENAPPVMAQYTESGKRLHLAYSFSLLTADHSPAHLRHQVEALDGALAPTGGWGCWAVSNHDVPRVATRWSNGAPADTRRDRLWLMLLLTLRGSASIYQGEELGLPEAEVPFELLQDPYGRAFWPEFKGRDGCRTPMPWTADAPHGGFTTGTPWLPVYGPHLPLAVARQAEDPDSMLAFSRALLRWRRAQPLLRTGGIAFIDAPEPLLHFERRDGNQSLHAVFNLGSAPVSMPLPERWRSLQPLVGQPLAPTAVVQTVNDERMLVLAPYGVFIGMLADEEGTS
- the glgB gene encoding 1,4-alpha-glucan branching protein GlgB, translated to MPLKPLSESEIRALMRAEHGDPFAVLGPHETAEGLEVRALLPGAQRVAVVHSRTGWPLSILSRLGESDIFSGLVPAAEARMGYSFQIDWDAHTSRLEDPYRFPFVLGDTDVWLLAEGTHLRPWERLGAHLREMNGVKGVAFAVWAPNARRVSVVGNFNNWDGRRHMMRLRRECGVWEIFAPHVAVGDAYEFEILSAHGEVLRKADPFAFSAQLRPDTACVVQPLPAAVKMPEGRAEANGRHAPVSIYEVHLGSWRRKNNGHEWLDYRELADTLVPYARDMGFTHIELLPISEHPFDGSWGYQPIGLYAPTSRFGTPGDFRHFVEAAHAAGLGVILDWVPAHFPTDAHGLGRFDGTALYEYADPREGFHNDWQTLIFNYARTEVRNYLVGNALYWLERYGVDGLRVDAVASMLYRDYSRKPGEWVPNSLGGRENLEAIDFLRRMNRVVGVERPGAVTLAEESTSFPGVTRPPEDGGLGFHYKWNMGWMNDTLAYAGTDPVYRKHHHQKITFGLMYAHSENFVLPLSHDEVVHGKGSLIGRMPGDEWQKFAGLRNLYGYLWAYPGKKLLFMGGEFAQYAEWNADRSLDWHLLEHAAHQGVRRLVRDLNNVYRHFPALHELDHDGDGFEWIVHDDSDQSVFAFVRRSRDGAFVVAVCNFTPVPRHGYRLGVPCAGSYREIINTDGVVYGGSGVGNGVVESSAVAWHGKADSLSVSLPPLATLMWVLV
- the leuS gene encoding leucine--tRNA ligase, which encodes MNPSYKPSDVESAAQAQWSAADAYRVTEDASRKKYYACSMLPYPSGKLHMGHVRNYTINDMLTRYLRMSGYNVLMPMGWDAFGLPAENAALKNGVPPAKWTYENIAYMKGQLQAMGLAIDWSREIATCDPSYYKWNQWLFLKMLEKGIAYRKTQVVNWDPVDQTVLANEQVIDGKGWRTGATVERREIPGYYLKISDYAEELLEHTQHKLPGWPERVKLMQENWIGKSEGLRFAFTHDIKDASGKPIQDGRMYVFTTRADTIMGVTFCAVAPEHPLAAHAATLDPKVAAFIEECKNGGTTEAELATQEKKGVPTGLTVTHPITDEQVPVWVGNYVLIGYGDGAVMGVPAHDERDFAFANKYGIEIIQVVLVDDEPHFDYHKWQDWYGDKQRGVTINSDNFSGMTYKEAVAAVAHALGQKGLGELQTTWRLRDWGVSRQRYWGTPIPIIHCEEHGAVPVPEKDLPVVLPTDCVPDGSGNPLHKHEGFHAGVVCPVCGKPARRETDTMDTFVDSSWYFMRYCDPKNDEAMVAGGADYWMPMDQYIGGIEHAILHLLYARFWTKVMRDLGLLKADEPFSKLLTQGMVLNHIFYKRNEKGGKDYFPPTEVTTVLDAQGRIVGGTTADGTKVEYGGVGKMGKSERNGVDPQDLIEKYGADTARLYTMFTAPPEATLEWNDAAVEGSYRFLRRVWNFGAAQADVAPVAAAGQAFGKGAQALRREVHTVLRQVDYDYQRMQYNTVVSGAMKLLNALEGFKPDGSAGDAAAVREGFGILLRCLYPATPHIAQQLWNELGYDKDLGGLLDAPWPTVDVGALVQDEIELMLQVNGKLRGKLSVPAGASKDEIEKLALACDDFVAFAEGAQPKRVIVVPGRLVNVVL
- a CDS encoding NAD/NADP octopine/nopaline dehydrogenase family protein — encoded protein: MNKSAYRVGIAGTGAIALASAAWLRQAGHGVTVWSPGGQGAQALRTQALEAGGIQSFSVNVEVADDPAGLCAASDVLLLALPVNGHRRVMDALLPFLRDGQTVIVSSMASLSSLYLHEAAHRAGRQITVASFGTTVLTARRESGTQVRVMTRRKAVGVSALPGARVGEAVALCAELFGDGFFPQESALASALANVNPQSHGPLAVFNWTRIERAENWPQYHCMTPGVSRAIEALDRERRAVAKAFGIEVGPIEAHFARSFGTTAEKLEDIAAELHAKRGGPPGPTQVDTRYVSEDMPYGLAFVEALGAIAGVPTPATRTIVDAASLVNGIDYRRENDLLEPLGLARESVAGLLARL